From Aurantimicrobium sp. INA4, one genomic window encodes:
- a CDS encoding DUF4244 domain-containing protein, with protein sequence MKKQLKKIWANLTLEEGAATAEYAIATMAAVGFAGLLVAILRGDEVKAILTDMVRRALTFGG encoded by the coding sequence ATGAAGAAACAATTGAAAAAAATCTGGGCGAACCTCACGCTGGAAGAAGGTGCAGCAACAGCCGAATATGCCATTGCCACCATGGCTGCAGTAGGGTTTGCGGGTTTACTCGTGGCCATCCTTCGCGGAGATGAAGTCAAAGCCATATTGACTGACATGGTTCGACGTGCACTTACGTTCGGAGGGTAG
- a CDS encoding ATPase, T2SS/T4P/T4SS family produces MFALLDAQIRNPLVTDILISSNSGMWVDQGTGLLSVSRWEATEKEVRALAVELIDRGGRHLDIAHPCVDVRLEGGIRVHAVLAPVAAHGTSISIRIPRHHELTWQKLLEQDYLSPMQHDYLQAAVSSQQTILVTGAAGAGKTSLLGLLLSEVDTRQRILVLEDVAELHIRHPHVITLEARQANNEGAGALTLEQLVPQALRMRADQLVLGECRGSELGAVLSALNTGHTGGGMTLHANSLNDVPARLRALGFLSGLSETLLTTLVHGAVDLVVHVERGEHGRRIAQMGTFARNSRSLEIQPLHFGSL; encoded by the coding sequence ATGTTTGCTCTGCTGGATGCCCAGATTCGCAATCCCCTCGTTACTGACATCCTCATCTCGAGCAATTCCGGAATGTGGGTAGACCAAGGAACAGGTCTACTATCTGTTTCTCGCTGGGAGGCAACAGAGAAAGAAGTCCGAGCTTTAGCTGTTGAGCTGATTGACCGTGGTGGGCGTCACCTAGATATTGCCCACCCATGTGTGGATGTCCGACTAGAGGGGGGTATTCGTGTTCACGCTGTACTCGCCCCAGTGGCAGCCCATGGGACTTCGATCTCCATTCGTATACCTCGTCACCACGAGCTGACGTGGCAGAAACTGCTGGAACAGGACTATCTCAGCCCAATGCAGCATGACTATCTCCAGGCGGCAGTGTCATCACAGCAGACAATTCTGGTGACGGGCGCAGCAGGAGCAGGGAAGACCTCTTTATTGGGACTTCTGTTATCTGAGGTTGATACTCGACAACGAATTCTCGTGTTGGAAGATGTGGCCGAATTACACATACGTCACCCACACGTCATCACTTTGGAGGCTAGGCAAGCAAACAATGAAGGAGCGGGTGCTCTGACTCTCGAACAGCTCGTGCCGCAGGCTCTACGCATGCGGGCAGACCAGCTCGTCCTCGGTGAATGTCGCGGGAGTGAACTTGGCGCCGTGTTGAGTGCATTGAACACCGGTCACACAGGTGGTGGGATGACGTTACACGCCAACTCATTGAATGATGTACCTGCACGATTGCGAGCACTCGGATTCCTCTCTGGATTGAGTGAAACTTTGCTCACCACATTGGTTCACGGGGCTGTTGATCTAGTTGTTCATGTGGAGCGAGGTGAACATGGTCGACGTATTGCGCAAATGGGTACATTTGCTCGCAACTCTCGTTCGCTCGAGATTCAGCCGCTCCACTTCGGTAGTTTGTGA
- a CDS encoding TadE family protein, with translation MHLRSEGSVTAELAMVLPVIILILGICLQAVSALGTQLSNASLARQAAQELARGVDGALVTRALHAANSNVQFHQSVESDVICVTLQQNVGPGPLEWIVPEIRVRECVLDAH, from the coding sequence GTGCACTTACGTTCGGAGGGTAGTGTCACCGCGGAGTTAGCCATGGTTCTCCCTGTCATCATCTTGATACTGGGAATCTGCTTGCAGGCAGTCTCAGCGCTGGGCACTCAACTCAGTAATGCTTCGTTAGCTCGGCAAGCTGCTCAAGAACTTGCTCGCGGTGTTGACGGGGCTCTCGTGACGCGAGCACTCCATGCCGCAAATAGCAATGTTCAATTTCACCAGAGTGTGGAAAGCGATGTGATTTGTGTCACGCTGCAACAAAACGTAGGGCCAGGACCACTGGAATGGATTGTTCCAGAGATACGTGTTCGAGAGTGTGTTCTTGATGCCCACTGA